The following proteins are co-located in the Delphinus delphis chromosome 5, mDelDel1.2, whole genome shotgun sequence genome:
- the PRDM8 gene encoding PR domain zinc finger protein 8 isoform X2, with amino-acid sequence MEDLGIQRGIWDGDAKAVQQCLTDIFTSVYTTCDIPENAIFGPCVLSHTSLYDSIAFIALKSTDKRTVPYIFRVDTSAANGSSEGLMWLRLVQSARDKEEQNLEAYIKNGQLFYRSLRRIAKDEELLVWYGKELTELLLLCPSRSHSKMNGSSPYTCLECSQRFQFEFPYVAHLRFRCPKRLHSVDVSPREEQGSGVGTKDHGGGGGGKDQQPPQPQEAPLGPSPKFCKAGPVHHYPAPSPEGGNPPAAGGGGSSAKPSTDFHNLARELENSGGASSCSPVRSLSGCSDHQGAELSPDGNAAGVGKGKRKFPEEAAEGGGGGAGLVGGRGRFAERPPPASKEDLVCTPQQYRASGSYFGLEENSRLFAPPSPETGEAKRSAFVEVKKASRAAGVQEEAAADGGSMAAEEQDASGGGSSTPVAASPAGSEKLLAPRPGGALPGRLEGGSPARGSAFTSVQQLGGAGGNGAGGGAGAGTAGGASGGQGAASDERKSAFSQPARSFSQLSPLVLGQKLSALEPCHPGDGVGPTRLYPAASDPLAVKLQGAADLNGGCGSLPSGGGGGGGGLPKQSPFLYATAFWPKSSAAAAAAAAAAAGPLQLQLPSALTLLPPSFTSLCLPAQNWCAKCNASFRMTSDLVYHMRSHHKKEYAMEPLVKRRREEKLKCPICNESFRERHHLSRHMTSHN; translated from the exons ATGGAGGATTTGGGCATCCAGAGAGGCATCTGGGATGGAGATGCCAAAGCTGTCCAACAATGTCTGACAGATATTTTTACCAGCGTTTACACCACCTGCGACATCCCTGAGAACGCTATATTCGGTCCCTGCGTCCTGAGCCATACTTCCCTGTACGACAGCATAGCTTTCATAGCTCTCAAGTCCACCGACAAGAGAACGGTCCCTTATATCTTCCGG GTAGACACCTCAGCGGCGAATGGTTCCTCAGAAGGTCTGATGTGGCTGCGTTTGGTCCAATCAGCCAGAGATAAAGAAGAGCAGAACCTTGAAGCCTATATAAAAAACGGACAGCTGTTTTACCGCTCTCTCCGCAGGATTGCCAAAGATGAGGAGTTATTAGTTTGGTACGGGAAAGAACTGACTGAGTTACTCTTGCTCTGCCCCTCTAGATCCCACAGCAAAATGAATG GGTCGTCCCCTTACACATGCCTGGAATGCAGCCAACGTTTCCAGTTTGAGTTTCCCTATGTGGCGCATCTGCGCTTCCGCTGCCCCAAGAGACTTCACAGCGTTGATGTGAGCCCCCGAGAGGAGCAAGGCAGCGGCGTGGGCACCAAGGATcacgggggcggcggcggcggcaagGACCAGCAGCCGCCGCAGCCGCAGGAGGCACCCTTGGGTCCCAGCCCCAAGTTCTGCAAAGCCGGCCCGGTCCACCACTACCCGGCCCCCTCCCCCGAGGGCGGTAACCCGCCtgcggcgggcggcggcggcagcagcgcgAAGCCGTCCACGGACTTTCACAACTTGGCGCGGGAGCTGGAGAACTCCGGGGGAGCCAGCAGCTGCTCCCCAGTGAGGAGCCTCAGCGGCTGCAGCGACCACCAGGGGGCGGAGCTGAGTCCCGACGGCAACGCCGCGGGCGTGGGCAAAGGGAAGAGGAAATTCCCGGAGGAAGCGgcggagggcggcggcggcggcgcggggctGGTGGGGGGCCGGGGCCGCTTCGCCGAGCGGCCCCCGCCCGCCTCCAAGGAGGACCTGGTGTGCACGCCCCAACAGTACCGCGCCTCGGGCAGCTACTTCGGCCTGGAAGAGAACAGCCGCCTGTTCGCGCCGCCCAGCCCGGAGACAGGCGAGGCGAAGCGCAGCGCCTTCGTGGAGGTGAAGAAGGCTTCCCGAGCGGCCGGTGTGCAGGAGGAGGCGGCCGCCGACGGCGGGAGCATGGCCGCCGAGGAGCAGGACGCGAGCGGCGGCGGCTCCTCCACGCCCGTGGCCGCGTCGCCGGCTGGCTCCGAGAAGCTGCTGGCCCCGCGGCCCGGGGGAGCGCTGCCCGGCCGGCTGGAGGGCGGCAGCCCGGCGCGGGGCAGCGCCTTCACCTCAGTGCAGCAGCTGGGCGGTGCGGGCGGCAACGGCGCAGGGGGCGGTGCAGGCGCTGGGACCGCGGGCGGGGCGAGCGGTGGCCAGGGCGCAGCGTCGGACGAGCGCAAAAGCGCCTTCTCGCAGCCGGCGCGCTCCTTCTCTCAGCTGTCCCCGCTGGTGCTGGGCCAGAAGCTGAGCGCGCTCGAGCCCTGCCACCCCGGAGACGGTGTGGGCCCCACCAGACTGTACCCCGCCGCCTCCGATCCTCTGGCCGTGAAGCTCCAAGGAGCTGCGGACCTGAACGGAGGTTGCGGGTCTCTGCCGAgcggcggtggcggtggcggcggcgggctGCCCAAACAGAGCCCCTTCCTCTACGCCACCGCCTTCTGGCCGAAGAGCTCCGCCgccgcggcggccgcggcggctgCGGCCGCGGGGCCCCTGCAGTTGCAGCTGCCCTCGGCGCTCACGCTGCTGCCGCcctccttcacctctctgtgtctGCCCGCGCAGAACTGGTGCGCCAAGTGCAATGCCTCCTTCCGCATGACCTCCGACCTGGTGTACCACATGAGGTCGCATCACAAAAAGGAGTACGCCATGGAGCCCTTGGTGAAACGAAGACGGGAGGAGAAACTCAAGTGCCCCATTTGCAATGAGTCCTTCAGGGAGCGCCACCACCTCTCCAGGCACATGACTTCGCATAATTGA
- the PRDM8 gene encoding PR domain zinc finger protein 8 isoform X1, with product MEDLGIQRGIWDGDAKAVQQCLTDIFTSVYTTCDIPENAIFGPCVLSHTSLYDSIAFIALKSTDKRTVPYIFRVDTSAANGSSEGLMWLRLVQSARDKEEQNLEAYIKNGQLFYRSLRRIAKDEELLVWYGKELTELLLLCPSRSHSKMNAGSSPYTCLECSQRFQFEFPYVAHLRFRCPKRLHSVDVSPREEQGSGVGTKDHGGGGGGKDQQPPQPQEAPLGPSPKFCKAGPVHHYPAPSPEGGNPPAAGGGGSSAKPSTDFHNLARELENSGGASSCSPVRSLSGCSDHQGAELSPDGNAAGVGKGKRKFPEEAAEGGGGGAGLVGGRGRFAERPPPASKEDLVCTPQQYRASGSYFGLEENSRLFAPPSPETGEAKRSAFVEVKKASRAAGVQEEAAADGGSMAAEEQDASGGGSSTPVAASPAGSEKLLAPRPGGALPGRLEGGSPARGSAFTSVQQLGGAGGNGAGGGAGAGTAGGASGGQGAASDERKSAFSQPARSFSQLSPLVLGQKLSALEPCHPGDGVGPTRLYPAASDPLAVKLQGAADLNGGCGSLPSGGGGGGGGLPKQSPFLYATAFWPKSSAAAAAAAAAAAGPLQLQLPSALTLLPPSFTSLCLPAQNWCAKCNASFRMTSDLVYHMRSHHKKEYAMEPLVKRRREEKLKCPICNESFRERHHLSRHMTSHN from the exons ATGGAGGATTTGGGCATCCAGAGAGGCATCTGGGATGGAGATGCCAAAGCTGTCCAACAATGTCTGACAGATATTTTTACCAGCGTTTACACCACCTGCGACATCCCTGAGAACGCTATATTCGGTCCCTGCGTCCTGAGCCATACTTCCCTGTACGACAGCATAGCTTTCATAGCTCTCAAGTCCACCGACAAGAGAACGGTCCCTTATATCTTCCGG GTAGACACCTCAGCGGCGAATGGTTCCTCAGAAGGTCTGATGTGGCTGCGTTTGGTCCAATCAGCCAGAGATAAAGAAGAGCAGAACCTTGAAGCCTATATAAAAAACGGACAGCTGTTTTACCGCTCTCTCCGCAGGATTGCCAAAGATGAGGAGTTATTAGTTTGGTACGGGAAAGAACTGACTGAGTTACTCTTGCTCTGCCCCTCTAGATCCCACAGCAAAATGAATG CAGGGTCGTCCCCTTACACATGCCTGGAATGCAGCCAACGTTTCCAGTTTGAGTTTCCCTATGTGGCGCATCTGCGCTTCCGCTGCCCCAAGAGACTTCACAGCGTTGATGTGAGCCCCCGAGAGGAGCAAGGCAGCGGCGTGGGCACCAAGGATcacgggggcggcggcggcggcaagGACCAGCAGCCGCCGCAGCCGCAGGAGGCACCCTTGGGTCCCAGCCCCAAGTTCTGCAAAGCCGGCCCGGTCCACCACTACCCGGCCCCCTCCCCCGAGGGCGGTAACCCGCCtgcggcgggcggcggcggcagcagcgcgAAGCCGTCCACGGACTTTCACAACTTGGCGCGGGAGCTGGAGAACTCCGGGGGAGCCAGCAGCTGCTCCCCAGTGAGGAGCCTCAGCGGCTGCAGCGACCACCAGGGGGCGGAGCTGAGTCCCGACGGCAACGCCGCGGGCGTGGGCAAAGGGAAGAGGAAATTCCCGGAGGAAGCGgcggagggcggcggcggcggcgcggggctGGTGGGGGGCCGGGGCCGCTTCGCCGAGCGGCCCCCGCCCGCCTCCAAGGAGGACCTGGTGTGCACGCCCCAACAGTACCGCGCCTCGGGCAGCTACTTCGGCCTGGAAGAGAACAGCCGCCTGTTCGCGCCGCCCAGCCCGGAGACAGGCGAGGCGAAGCGCAGCGCCTTCGTGGAGGTGAAGAAGGCTTCCCGAGCGGCCGGTGTGCAGGAGGAGGCGGCCGCCGACGGCGGGAGCATGGCCGCCGAGGAGCAGGACGCGAGCGGCGGCGGCTCCTCCACGCCCGTGGCCGCGTCGCCGGCTGGCTCCGAGAAGCTGCTGGCCCCGCGGCCCGGGGGAGCGCTGCCCGGCCGGCTGGAGGGCGGCAGCCCGGCGCGGGGCAGCGCCTTCACCTCAGTGCAGCAGCTGGGCGGTGCGGGCGGCAACGGCGCAGGGGGCGGTGCAGGCGCTGGGACCGCGGGCGGGGCGAGCGGTGGCCAGGGCGCAGCGTCGGACGAGCGCAAAAGCGCCTTCTCGCAGCCGGCGCGCTCCTTCTCTCAGCTGTCCCCGCTGGTGCTGGGCCAGAAGCTGAGCGCGCTCGAGCCCTGCCACCCCGGAGACGGTGTGGGCCCCACCAGACTGTACCCCGCCGCCTCCGATCCTCTGGCCGTGAAGCTCCAAGGAGCTGCGGACCTGAACGGAGGTTGCGGGTCTCTGCCGAgcggcggtggcggtggcggcggcgggctGCCCAAACAGAGCCCCTTCCTCTACGCCACCGCCTTCTGGCCGAAGAGCTCCGCCgccgcggcggccgcggcggctgCGGCCGCGGGGCCCCTGCAGTTGCAGCTGCCCTCGGCGCTCACGCTGCTGCCGCcctccttcacctctctgtgtctGCCCGCGCAGAACTGGTGCGCCAAGTGCAATGCCTCCTTCCGCATGACCTCCGACCTGGTGTACCACATGAGGTCGCATCACAAAAAGGAGTACGCCATGGAGCCCTTGGTGAAACGAAGACGGGAGGAGAAACTCAAGTGCCCCATTTGCAATGAGTCCTTCAGGGAGCGCCACCACCTCTCCAGGCACATGACTTCGCATAATTGA